In Nicotiana tabacum cultivar K326 chromosome 19, ASM71507v2, whole genome shotgun sequence, one DNA window encodes the following:
- the LOC107780638 gene encoding formin-like protein 11, with translation MGHYHGSRILLHFLFIITFILVSFCCTHILFGDVSLNAAKYLTSIHGFKELHYLDKNGDGKESESGKISGEKQVFIVEKFRTLLGLRNFNSRNGDFAYISTSPSPSPAPSIAPEAPASAPRIHRHSHRHSHHIPFIPAGLRIKEKRRKNTTTKVLAAVLVSAGISTALCAIALFCGCKKFRKQRKKTTRSVSLFSSEAGSVCRSRYASSQNSVKKVSSDPGPDLFYLDSLEVALESSEPICLKQTSVVTEKIYSSETIANSTLSEKAEPQQEISVSKPDDDNKCSSVGEIVCIYESADSAKCEIDDYNPSTDNKIVPEEAHSSDDDELFHSLCNSCSSSTRLSNVSASSLIDTSEFMPQDQSKVSHCSTSSSAHLSTPPPPPPPPPLPSFPPQSPCWSTASSVKMKAKVLSHAPLHIESSIRNSDSSSGSNQSTENDLSQSPPNQANPAGGIPPPPCPPPFAKGSSTNSSKGPPPPPCLPFPHLVVGKDGSPLPKLKPLHWDKVRAASDRKTVWDKLRPSSFEFDEEMIESLFGYNLHNSMKTDGGKSKTPSPSKHVLDPKRLQNISILSKALGVTVEQVCEALIKGNGLSLPQLEGLAKMVPTKEEEDKLSSYKGDINELGSAEKFVMAMLKVPFAFLRIEAMLYRETFDDDVHLLKKFFSMLEEACKELRSSRLFLKLLEAVLKTGNRMNIGTIRGGARAFKLDALLKLSDVKGTDGKTTLLHFVVQEIIRSEGLKVSQSIMGKIDQKRKSKTIQDREEDYKRMGLDLVSGLGTELCNVKKTATMDLDVIASSVSNLSEGMNKIKALVTNDLPAVEKNGGNFVHSMTAFLNYAERKLRELQEDENRVLLRVREVTEYFHGNVSKDESNPLRIFVIVRDFLGMLDHVCKELRSSKTPNSPNPLAPFR, from the exons ATGGGACATTATCATGGTTCTAGGATTCTTCTACACTTTCTCTTCATTATCACTTTCATTCTCGTATCTTTTTGCTGTACACACATTTTGTTTGGTGATGTCTCATTGAATGCTGCAAAGTACTTGACTAGTATTCATGGTTTTAAAGAGCTACATTATTTGGACAAAAATGGGGATGGCAAAGAAAGTGAAAGTGGGAAGATCTCTGGAGAAAAGCAAGTCTTTATTGTGGAAAAGTTCAGAACTTTACTTGGACTGAGGAACTTCAACTCAAGAAATGGTGATTTTGCATATATTTCAacatcaccttcaccttctccagcACCTTCAATTGCACCTGAAGCTCCAGCTTCGGCACCACGGATTCATCGACATTCTCACCGACACTCTCATCACATTCCCTTTATCCCAGCTGGTCTCAGGATAaaggagaaaaggagaaaaaatactACTACTAAAGTTTTAGCAGCTGTTCTTGTTTCTGCTGGGATTTCAACTgcattgtgtgctattgcccttTTCTGTGGCTGCAAAAAGTTcagaaaacaaagaaagaaaacaacaagatCAGTTTCACTATTCAGCAGTGAAGCAGGAAGTGTATGTAGATCAAGGTATGCTAGTTCTCAGAATTCAGTGAAGAAGGTAAGTTCTGATCCAGGCCCTGACCTTTTTTACCTTGATTCACTAGAAGTTGCTCTAGAATCATCAGAACCAATTTGCTTAAAACAAACTTCTGTAGTAACTGAAAAGATTTACTCAAGTGAAACTATAGCAAACAGTACATTGAGTGAGAAAGCAGAACCGCAGCAGGAAATCAGTGTGTCAAAGCCTGATGATGATAATAAATGTTCAAGTGTTGGAGAAATTGTGTGTATTTATGAGAGTGCTGATTCAGCGAAGTGTGAAATTGATGATTATAACCCTTCCACTGATAACAAAATAGTTCCTGAGGAAGCTCATTCATCAGATGATGATGAATTATTTCATTCTTTGTGTAATTCGTGTTCGTCTAGTACTAGACTATCCAATGTTTCAGCTAGTAGTCTTATTGATACCTCAGAATTTATGCCTCAAGATCAATCAAAAGTATCACATTGTTCTACATCCTCCTCAGCACATTTGTCAACTCCACCCCCACCGCCTCCACCGCCCCCTTTGCCTTCATTTCCACCACAATCTCCCTGTTGGTCTACAGCTTCTTCAGTGAAAATGAAGGCTAAAGTTCTGAGTCATGCTCCATTGCATATTGAATCATCTATTAGAAATTCAGATTCTTCTTCAGGATCAAACCAAAGTACAGAAAATGATTTGTCACAATCACCTCCAAATCAGGCTAATCCTGCTGGAGGAATTCCTCCCCCACCTTGTCCTCCTCCATTTGCAAAAGGAAGTAGTACTAATTCTTCAAAAGGTCCGCCACCTCCACCGTGTTTGCCTTTCCCACACTTGGTAGTAGGCAAAGATGGAAGTCCACTACCAAAATTGAAACCACTTCACTGGGACAAAGTAAGAGCTGCATCAGACCGCAAGACTGTTTGGGACAAGCTGAGACCAAGCTCGTTCGA ATTTGATGAGGAAATGATTGAGTCGCTTTTTGGTTACAATCTGCACAATTCAATGAAGACCGACGGAGGGAAAAGCAAAACTCCATCTCCAAGCAAGCATGTTCTTGATCCTAAAAGACTACAGAACATAAGCATACTATCCAAAGCTTTGGGTGTGACTGTAGAACAAGTTTGTGAAGCACTAATAAAAG GAAATGGATTGTCTTTGCCACAACTGGAGGGTCTAGCTAAGATGGTACCTACTAAAGAAGAAGAGGACAAACTCTCAAGTTATAAAGGAGATATCAATGAACTAGGGTCAGCTGAGAAGTTTGTAATGGCAATGCTTAAGGTTCCATTTGCATTCTTGAGAATTGAAGCCATGCTTTATCGCGAGACATTTGATGATGACGTTCATCTTCTCAAGAAGTTTTTCTCAATGCTAGAG GAGGCGTGCAAGGAACTCAGATCAAGCCGACTGTTCTTAAAATTGCTAGAAGCAGTGTTGAAAACTGGAAACAGAATGAACATTGGGACGATAAGAGGAGGAGCTAGAGCATTCAAACTGGATGCACTACTTAAACTATCCGACGTGAAAGGAACTGATGGAAAAACCACACTACTTCATTTTGTCGTTCAAGAAATCATTCGATCAGAAGGCTTGAAAGTATCCCAAAGCATTATGGGAAAGATAGACCAGAAACGCAAGAGTAAAACTATCCAAGACAGAGAAGAAGACTACAAAAGGATGGGTCTTGATCTTGTTTCTGGTCTAGGAACTGAGCTATGCAATGTAAAGAAAACAGCCACAATGGACTTGGATGTCATAGCAAGTTCAGTCTCAAATCTATCAGAAGGAATGAACAAGATAAAAGCACTAGTAACAAATGACTTGCCTGCAGTTGAAAAGAATGGTGGTAACTTTGTGCACTCAATGACAGCATTCTTGAATTATGCAGAAAGGAAACTAAGGGAATTGCAGGAAGACGAGAATCGAGTTCTATTACGTGTTAGAGAAGTCACAGAATACTTCCATGGAAATGTGAGCAAAGATGAATCCAACCCTCTCCGGATTTTTGTCATTGTGAGAGATTTCTTGGGCATGTTAGATCATGTATGCAAAGAGCTTAGAAGCTCAAAAACTCCCAATAGTCCTAACCCTTTAGCTCCATTTCGATAG